AAACGCTCTCTTCACCGCCGCGGCGTTGATAAGATCCAACTTCACACCGCCAACGTCGGTCTTGTGAGTGATCGTTTGCGAGTAGAGCTTCAACACGACCGGGTAGCCGATTTCGGTTGCAACCTTCACGGCCTCGATCTCATCCTTGGCGATGCGCGTTTCTACCGTGGGAATGCCGTAGGCTGCCAGCAGTTGCTTCGACTCAAATTCGGTGAGCAGAGAGCGGCCGGATTTGCGGACGCCTTGGATAAGCTTTGCGGCGCGGGCCACGTCTGGCGCGTCGACATCTTCCTGACCCGACAAGGACGGCGTCTCATACAGCCCGCGCAAAGCATAGGTGTAACCCCACATGTAGGCGAACATGCGCGCGGCCGTGTCGGGATACGGGAACGTCGGGACGTCGGCTCGATTGAGAAGCTCTTCGCCCGCAGCGACATCCTCGCCACCCATCCAGCTCGCGATCACTGGTTTGCCGAAAGTTTTCGCGTACGGTTTCAATTGTTCCGCCGTCTGCGTCGCATCGGTCATCGCTTGCGGCGTAAGTATGACGAGCAGCCCATCCGTCTGCGGGTCCTTCGCGGCGATTTCGAGGGCTTTGGCATAGCGATCCGCTCCGGCGTCGCCCAGGACATCGATCGGATTATTGTGGCTCCACGCTGGTGGTAGAAACTGATTCAGCGCGTCCAGCGTCTCCTTCGACAATTCGGCGAGTTCACCACCGTTTGTCAGTAGGGCGTCCACCGCCAGTACGCCGGGTCCACCGGCGTTCGTGAGGATCGTCAAGCGGGGGCCTTTGGGGCGCGGTTGTTTCGCCAGCACCTCGGCCATGTAGAAGACTTCGGCAATGCTGTTGACGCGCAGCACGCCGCTGCGACGAAACGCGGCATCAAGAACGTCGTCACTGCCCGTTAGCGACCCCGTGTGCGAGGCGGCGGCCCGGGCAGCGCCTTCGGTGCGTCCCGGCTTGATGACGATGATCGGTTTAGAGAGCGCAACCTCACGCGCGGCGGACAGGAATGCACGAGCGTCGCCAATCGTCTCCATGTACATGACAATGCTTTGAGTTTTAGGGTCGTCACCAAGGTAATCAATGAGATCGCCCCAGCCGACGTCGAGCATTGAGCCGACGGAGATGAAGGCGCTAAAGCCGACGTTCTCACGCAGGCTCCAA
This genomic stretch from Verrucomicrobiia bacterium harbors:
- a CDS encoding bifunctional acetate--CoA ligase family protein/GNAT family N-acetyltransferase → EARRGKMRIIGPNCLGVMRPPSGLNATFAGKMARAGNVAFVSQSGALCTAVLDWSLRENVGFSAFISVGSMLDVGWGDLIDYLGDDPKTQSIVMYMETIGDARAFLSAAREVALSKPIIVIKPGRTEGAARAAASHTGSLTGSDDVLDAAFRRSGVLRVNSIAEVFYMAEVLAKQPRPKGPRLTILTNAGGPGVLAVDALLTNGGELAELSKETLDALNQFLPPAWSHNNPIDVLGDAGADRYAKALEIAAKDPQTDGLLVILTPQAMTDATQTAEQLKPYAKTFGKPVIASWMGGEDVAAGEELLNRADVPTFPYPDTAARMFAYMWGYTYALRGLYETPSLSGQEDVDAPDVARAAKLIQGVRKSGRSLLTEFESKQLLAAYGIPTVETRIAKDEIEAVKVATEIGYPVVLKLYSQTITHKTDVGGVKLDLINAAAVKRAFAAIKKSVIEKAGAKHFLGVTVQAMIKLDGYELILGSSLDPQFGPVLLFGAGGELVEVFKDRALALPPLNVTLARRWMERTRIFTALKGVRGRPPVDLATLEQLLVRFSQLVVEQRWIKEIDINPLLASPERLVALDARVVLHEPGITEDSLPKLAIRPYPRQYVSTGKTKDGMPITIRPIRPEDEPLMVEFHHSLSEESVYLRYFHMIALGQRVAHDRLTRICFNDYDREIALVAEYDDSPTKKRNILGVARLSRETGTDAAQFSMLISDNYQRRGLGTELLRKLVRVGREEGLKRITAEILPENLGMQAVCEKLKFRMKHSASEGLVRAELRLSAS